In bacterium, a single genomic region encodes these proteins:
- a CDS encoding GDP-L-fucose synthase: MDKSAKIYVAGHRGLVGSAIARELTRQGYMNLVTRTRDELDLLNAGAVADFFKKEKPEYVFLAAAKVGGIMANKTYPADFIYENLAIETNVVHGAYANGVKKLLFLGSSCIYPRMCPQPIKEEYLLTGDLEPTNRAYAVAKIAGIVLCQSLHEQYGANFISVMPTNLYGENDNFDLETSHVLPAMIRKFHEAKLGKKPELTLWGTGSPKREFLHVDDLAGACVFLMNNYDKPEIVNIGTGEDVSIKELAELVGGVVGYEGKILWDTTKPDGTPRKLLDVGRLHGLGWKHRIDLPQGLKMTYEWYLANVR; this comes from the coding sequence ATGGATAAAAGCGCAAAAATTTATGTCGCGGGACATCGTGGGCTTGTGGGTTCCGCCATTGCGCGGGAGCTCACGAGGCAAGGTTATATGAATCTTGTTACGCGGACGCGAGATGAGCTTGATTTGTTGAATGCCGGCGCGGTTGCCGACTTCTTCAAGAAAGAGAAGCCGGAGTATGTGTTTTTGGCCGCGGCGAAAGTCGGTGGTATTATGGCGAATAAAACTTATCCGGCCGACTTTATTTACGAAAATCTCGCCATTGAAACGAATGTCGTTCACGGAGCGTACGCGAACGGCGTCAAAAAACTTTTGTTTTTGGGGAGCTCGTGCATTTATCCGCGGATGTGCCCGCAGCCGATTAAGGAGGAGTATTTATTGACCGGCGATCTTGAACCGACCAACCGCGCGTACGCGGTGGCAAAAATCGCGGGCATCGTGTTGTGCCAATCACTTCATGAGCAGTATGGAGCAAACTTCATTTCCGTGATGCCGACGAATTTGTATGGCGAGAATGACAATTTTGATTTGGAAACTTCACATGTGCTTCCGGCGATGATTCGGAAGTTTCATGAGGCGAAGCTTGGCAAAAAGCCGGAGCTTACATTGTGGGGGACGGGCAGTCCGAAGCGGGAATTCTTGCACGTTGACGACCTCGCGGGCGCCTGCGTATTCCTCATGAATAATTACGACAAACCTGAGATCGTGAATATCGGAACAGGAGAGGACGTGTCCATTAAAGAGCTGGCCGAGTTGGTGGGGGGTGTTGTCGGTTACGAGGGCAAGATTTTGTGGGACACTACAAAGCCTGACGGCACACCGAGGAAGCTTTTGGATGTCGGTCGGCTCCACGGGCTGGGCTGGAAGCACCGCATTGATTTGCCGCAAGGGCTCAAGATGACTTATGAATGGTACCTCGCAAACGTACGCTAA